The Vitis riparia cultivar Riparia Gloire de Montpellier isolate 1030 chromosome 10, EGFV_Vit.rip_1.0, whole genome shotgun sequence genome includes a region encoding these proteins:
- the LOC117924065 gene encoding ferredoxin--NADP reductase, root isozyme, chloroplastic-like, which translates to MAHLAVSQVSVTVPVGGESSLRRSVFQRHNISFHEKSWAPILALDLKTKNVRLKNRYVVCMSVQQASIPKVAVSPLELEDAKGPPLNLYKPKEPYTATIVSVERIVGPKAPGETCHIVIDHGGIVPYWEGQSYGVIPPGENPKKPGAPHNVRLYSIASTRYGDFFDGKTTTLCVRRAVYYDPVTGKEDPSKNGVCSNYLCDSKPGDKVKITGPSGKIMLLPEDDPNATHIMIATGTGVAPYRGYLRRMFMEDVPSFRFGGLAWLFLGVANTDSLLYDNEFTKYLKDYPDQFRYDKALSREQKNRNGGKMYVQDKIEEYSDEIFKLLDGGAHIYFCGLKGMMPGIQETLKRVADQRGENWEEKLAQLKKNKQWHVEVY; encoded by the exons ATGGCTCATTTGGCCGTCTCTCAG GTTTCTGTAACTGTTCCGGTTGGTGGCGAGTCATCTCTTCGAAGATCCGTGTTTCAG AGACACAATATCAGCTTTCATGAGAAATCATGGGCACCTATATTGGCTTTGGATTTAAAAACCAAGAATGTGCGTTTGAAAAATCGTTATGTAGTATGCATGTCAGTGCAACAAGCTAGCATACCAAAGGTTGCAGTTTCACCTTTAGAACTTGAAGATGCCAAAGGGCCCCCACTAAATTTATACAAGCCCAAGGAACCTTATACAGCTACCATAGTTTCTGTTGAAAGGATTGTGGGCCCAAAAGCACCAGGAGAGACATGTCATATTGTGATTGATCACGGTGGCATTGTTCCCTATTGGGAAGGACAGAGTTATGGTGTAATTCCTCCT GgtgaaaacccaaaaaaaccAGGAGCTCCCCACAATGTTCGGCTTTATTCAATTGCATCCACCAGGTATGGAGACTTTTTTGATGGGAAGACAACCACCCTGTGTGTTCGCCGTGCTGTCTATTATGACCCTGTGACTGGAAAAGAGGATCCTTCAAAAAATGGTGTGTGCAGCAATTATCTTTGTGATTCAAAGCCTGGAGACAAAGTCAAGATCACTG GTCCCTCTGGTAAGATTATGCTTTTGCCAGAAGACGACCCGAATGCTACTCACATAATGATTGCTACTGGTACTGGAGTGGCTCCATATAGAGGTTACCTCCGCCGCATGTTTATGGAGGATGTCCCTTCATTCAGGTTTGGTGGTCTAGCTTGGCTGTTCCTTGGGGTGGCCAATACTGACAGTCTCCTCTATGACAATGAGTTCACCAAGTATCTTAAGGACTACCCAGATCAGTTTAGATATGACAAGGCTCTTAGTAGAGAACAAAAGAACAGGAATGGAGGCAAGATGTATGTTCAGGATAAGATTGAGGAATACAGTGATGAGATTTTCAAGCTGTTGGATGGTGGAGCCCATATATATTTTTGCGGGCTTAAGGGAATGATGCCTGGGATCCAAGAAACTCTTAAGAGGGTTGCAGACCAGAGAGGAGAGAACTGGGAAGAGAAGCTTGCACAGCTCAAAAAGAACAAGCAATGGCATGTTGAAGTCTATTGA